In the Callospermophilus lateralis isolate mCalLat2 chromosome 7, mCalLat2.hap1, whole genome shotgun sequence genome, CCAGGGGACAGGAGAGGGGGCATGCCTGGGGCGACTAGCAGGGCTGACCACACCACTGCCAGACTATCCTGCTGCGGGGTCATGAGGGCCTCAGATGGCGTTCAGGAGGTTCACGCAGGAACATCCACCTGCACGCATGTACACCACCTGCGCACACACTCAATGGAGCACCTGTGTAGGGCAGACCCTCCCCACCTGAGCTCACCCCTCACTTCTCTAGTCTCTAACCTCTAACCAGTAGCCCCTTCAAACTGGAGGAGAAAGACCAACAGCCCATCCTCAGCATGCTGACGGACCCTCTGCTCTAGACAGACCCTCTGGCAAGCCTCCTCTGCTCTCAAAATTCTTTCAGCAAGGCCCCTCTGCTCTCAAAAACCTTCTGGCAAGCCCCCTCTGCTCCAAGAAGGACCCTCTGACAAGTCCCCACTGCTCAGAGGCTAGAGGCTGTTTGTGGCCTGCACAGCATGGAGGACAGAACACAAGGGGACAGTGGGTACCATCAACCAGAAAGAGTTGCTTCCCAGCTCTGGAGGTGGAGTGGTGAACACAGCCGCTTTATAGAACAGCATCCCCGGGGTGGCCAATGGCCTGGGGACCAGGGACCTGCGCAAGGGGTATTCTCTCACCCTCGCCGGCTGGTGTTGGCCCAGTCGAAGACCTTGTGCATGGCAGTGACACCCTCCCGCCCCATGGGGGCCACGTCCCCGCCTGTCATGATGGCGTAGTCCATGCCTGAGTGCAGCGCGAGTTTCTGGGCAGAAGGggtgcaggaaggagagagagcagATGTTCTACACCCTCTGCAAAGCCCACAGCCCACCAGCCACTCTGGCGCCTGAAAAGCCCCCACAAGAAGCACTGGTGCTGAGCATCACAGTGGTGCTGAGAGGCTTGGGGGTCACGGATGGGCACCTACCCGCAGCAGGAACGGGCCTCCTCACACTGAGGGTGCCCCTGCAGAGGGTGCTCTTACCTTGGCAAACAGTGTCTTGCCGGTGCCTGGCGGCCCGTACATCAGGATGTTCCTGTACAggcttttgttcttcttggtgttCCTTGTTGCTATGGCAATGTCCCGCACCCGGGCCTCCAGGCTGGGCTGTCAGGGGAAGTGTGTTTGGAGACATCCTTGGGGGCGGGCACGTGGACACTCTGCTGCAGTCTATTCCCCGGGGGCTAGTTTGGACTAGCTGAATACAGGCTGGCTCTAGCTAGCAAAGTGTATTTCAGAAGCCAAAGGCCATCAACAGGAGACCCGTGGGCCCAGCTCTGCTGACTTCTACAGGACCTCATAGCCCACCCAGAACCACCCCACCCATGGCGACTGACTTACACTGAGAATGACACCCTCCAGTGCATCCTGGGGCTTGCTGAGGAGCCGCCTGCTAACCTGGGGGAGCAGAGATGCAGACATGCAAGGACCTCATTCTCGGAGCTGAGAAGCCAGACCCTGGGACACATGGTATCTGCTGGGGGGCTTGGGGTGACCTGTGGATCCTTCATTGAAACTTATTTTCTTATCCACCTGCCCAGAATGAATGGAGGAGATCTGGGCGCAACCCACTGGGAGGACAGGCCCAGGAGCAGGAGGCTCCATGAACTGCCTCCTTCCCAAGCAAGACAGGCACTGGGGCCCAGGGTTCATCCAGAGCCAGCGGCGTCCTAGAGTGCTGGTCACCCAGCCTGCAGCACCACACTGACACAACAGGGCCTGAAGGCGAGTTCAGACTGGAAGaaccctccgcaggaggaagcagaTGCTGCTTGCGCACAAGGGAGGGAAAAATGATGGTGTGTGATGTAGGCAGCACTTGCCAATCGTGGGAAGAGGCCTGACAAGGACACAGAGCTCTAGGGGGCAGGTGCCCACTGCAGCCATACCTGCACAGGGTGCCTCAGAGCATCCAGCAACGATATGCGGGAGGTTTCCCTCACCAGGGACGGCTTCCCTAGCCGCGCCTCCACATAGCGGCCGGCAACGGCAGTTGCATTCTTCGCTGAATAGACCCCGACAGCCAGCAGTGTCAGCCCAGCCACCTGGAACAGAGAAGCAGGCGGCACGCCCGTCAGCAGCCTGCACCTCCTGGGAGTCCCTAACAGGCCTGGCCCAGCCTCAGCCCTACTCCCTAACAGCCAGTGCTCGAGTGCCTGGAACAGTCAGATCAGAACGCTCTTCACCCCAACCTTTCTCAGAGCTGTGTTCTCTGTGACCTGCACTGCAACTCCTCTGACCCTGAGGCTGCAGGCTGAGGACGGCCTTATAGCGCCAGGTGCCTATCAAGGCCACAGCCTCCGATGCTTTTCTGCCCAATGAAAATGTTAAAAGTTTACTCCTAGAAAACAAGACTAACTCCTAGTGACTAACCCGTTCAAAAGCTAATCCATATCATGCACACGCACTCAAACACACACCAGTCAACAACCAGCTTACTGGGAGCTCCCTCACTTCACAACATGGTAAGAAGGTACCTCCTAACCGGGGCTCAGGCAGAGCTGGCCCAGCagacacgaggccctgggttccaccccaacGCTGAAAATGCCAAAACACAAGTCACAGAAGAAAAGAAGGGCTTCTTTCTTCAACAGACAGCACTGCACCTGTGGGTCCCAGCTGAGTGGGCAAGGCTGgccacagccatgccagccagaccgCACCCCGACGAGTGCTTCCCTGGGTGATCAACCCCTGCCACACTGAAAAGCCCTTAGAGATGGTGTGAGGAAGCAGTAGACGTCCACCGCTCGGCATCAGAGTCCCTGCCCAGTGGAAGTAGGTAGGCCCATTCTGCAAAAGCTGCCAGGAAGAGCCAGGTATGGTGGAACACATCAGCAactcgagaggctgagacaggaggctcacacgatcaaggccagcctgggcaacttggcaaaggtcctctcaaaacaaaatataaaaacacacTAGGGATGTGACTTAGTAGTAAAgtgcctggggttcaatcccagtattcaaaaaaaaaaaaaaaaaatggtgccagAAAGAAAGTTCTAGTCACATCCTTTCAGGATGCTGCAAAGCCAGCAAGTCAGCTCCAGTCCTCCAGTCTTCCAAAGCCTCAAACATGCACTGCCATGGCTGGATGGCTGGATGCTTGTGCCCAGGAGCACATGCTGGGGGCCTGGTCCTGTCCATGGAGGAGAAGGagcagaacctttaagaggtgggagcTAACCCAGGAGTGGTggccacacttgtaatcccagtgactggagaGGCTGAGCCAAGAGGActctaagttcaaggccagcctcagcaacatagcaaggccctaagcaacttaacaagactgtctcaaaatttaaaaagggactgagaagggccagggttgtggctcaggggcagagcacttgcctagcacgagtgaggcactgggttcaatcctcagcaccacataaaaacaacaacaaaaaaataaagttaaaaaaaaagaaaaaaagaaggattgaggatacagctcagtggtctaaagtgctcctgggttcaaccccagaacCAAAAATAGAGGCGGGGCCCAGGAGAGAGTCACGAGGTCGGGGGCTCAGCATCAGGAATGGATCAGTGTCTCTTGGACAGACTATCAGTTCTCTTCAGAGCAGGATTTCATAAAGCAAGGCCACCCCTGTGCCCAACCCTTCTGTGTGTGACTGGTTGGTTCCCTTTCCACTTCTCTGCTACACTGTGTCCCAGACAGTGGGCCCTGGCCAGGAGGCCAGTAGTATGTCAGCACCAGAATCTGAAGCTAATAAACCTCTTTATAAGTTACCCAGCTTTGGGTATTTTgctagaggggggaaaaaaaaaaagaagaacaaatcgctTAAAATTGATCCAAAAAAGCTCCCTCTCATCTAGCTGCACCTCCTCTCTCTGGCTGAGGAGGAAAAGGAGCAACGGCAGCGGCCAGCAGTGCAAGCAGAGGCAGCCCCGGGCCTTGCTCCAGCTCCAACACGCCCCGAGCACCAGCTGCTCCACCCTgtcagcaggaacagagttgcagCACACCAGAGGGCCCCCAGAACACCCAGAGCTGCCTGCCAGGCACACCTCTGGGGATGCATGATGCATACCGTGGCTGTCACTTTGTCCCAGTCTGTCACAAAGGCACGGAAACCTTCACCAAACAAGGTGCCAGCCGTCCTGTTGGGGGAGAACAGCCACATGATGGGAAGGGATGTGGGACCTGGACACAGAGCTGGAGAAGGTCAAGGGCAACACCCCCCTGCAGCTTCCTATACTCTCAGAGGCAAGCCCTGAAACACAGGGGCAGAGAAACCCCACCAGCACGATGACCCCAGCTAGTGACCTTAGAGGGGGCACCCCACGGCCAGCACCACACAGCCAGGGCTCTTGCTGAATGCTCACCTGATGGACTCCAGAATGGTCTGGCGGTGCTCAGCGGCCTTCAAACGGATCTGCTCCCGGGTGATGTCCGCATTCTCCCGCTCGGCCCTGGCCCGTGCCCGGGCCTCGGCCTCCACACGTAGCATCTCGTTTTTGTGCCGCAGCTCCATCTCTCGCTCCACAGTGGCTGCCCCAGAAAAGGTAGGACAGCAGGATTCAGCCTGGCAGAGCCAGCCTCTGCCCACAAGGCCAACACATAGACCCCAGCAAAAGTGATCCAGGAACAGTATAGAGTCCAGCAAAAAGACCCGCCTGGGGTCCCGCCCCAGCGAGCAAGGGAACCCCATGACCAGGCCACCCTTCTAAGGATTGTGCACACTTAAAGAAACAAGATGAAGCACAGAGGATCACAGGGCAAGCCAACTAACACTGAGACCAGCTGTCGTGTGGCCAGACCCACGGGACACAGCCAAGTGCCCTTCTGTGCAGCGTCTGTGGGAAATGCCCATAGCCACGACAAAGCGAAACCCACATGGTGGCTTCAGGTCCCCCTGGCCCACAGAGACAGGAAATAGTAGTCCTTTTTTCTGGACACACGTGCGTACAACGCTGACACCATGGCCCACTCATAAATGCAGCTTCCACAGGGTGGTAGACACGGATTCCCACCCAGGCAAACCAGTGTCAGCACCCTTTGGAGAGGCACATGGCCAGGCTGCAGAGGGGCCTCTACTGAGAGCAGCCCCACCAACGAGAACAAGAATCTGGACTGCCTGATGCACTGCAGAGCCCAGGCTTGGGATGCTGGCCTAAACTGGGACTCTTGGCACGCCGTTGAGATGCTtctgagggactgagggacccataGAGCCAGCCCCCACCAGTGAACCCCTGCTTCCTGGAGCCTCCTCCACCCCAATGTGACCCTTACCTCGCCGCATGGCTTCCTGCTTCTGCACAGATTCCTCTTGCTTCCGTAAGTTCTCCTCATTGAGAAGTTGCTGAGAAGAAGCCACAGAGAAGGGAGAAGCTTTCAAAACCAGAAAGCAGTAACACCAAGCCTACAGGCTACAGCTGCTCCGAGCCAGAGAAACTGGGTGTTCACCAGAGGGGGGGCTCACAGCCTCTATGACCTGACGCAGGCCTCCTGGGACAGCACGGCTGCCAGGACTCACAGAAACTGACCACCAACAGCAGGGTGCCAGTACCCACAGAGGGAGAGTGGCACCCAGGTTTTGGTCTGACCGACTCTACTCAGTCCCTCACTGACTTCCTGGTTAGCCAGAGCCCCTTGGTTAGGCCTCCTGGGCAAGAGCCTCAAAGCCCCTGGAAAGCCCGCCTCTGTTCCTACACCTGTGCCTGTGTGCATCTGAACAAAGGTCCCCAGGACTAACCATGTGCTCTCCCATCCATGGACTAGCCTGCCTAGCAGCCCATGACGCTGCTGACCTCCAGGACGGCAAGCCCCTCAGGGAGATGTGCCCTGCTCACCTGCTGCTTCAGCTGGTCCTCGTAGCGTTGCCGGGCCAGCTTATCCTGGTACTGGGCCCTCTAGAGAGGAAGGGAGCGGTGAGGACACACCTTAGCTGGATAAACCAGTCGACCAGGGGCTGGGGCTTCAGTACGCTGCCTACTCCCACAGACAGTCAGATGTGCTGGGGGGGGCGGAGCTCAG is a window encoding:
- the LOC143641921 gene encoding ATPase family AAA domain-containing protein 3A isoform X2 — encoded protein: MSWLFGINKGPKGEGAGPPLSLPPVQPGAEGGGERGAGDRQAPKDKWSNFDPTGLERAAKAARELEHSRHAKEALSLAQMQEQTLQLEQQSKLKEYEAAVEQLKSEQIRVQAEERRKTLSEETRQHQARAQYQDKLARQRYEDQLKQQQLLNEENLRKQEESVQKQEAMRRATVEREMELRHKNEMLRVEAEARARARAERENADITREQIRLKAAEHRQTILESIRTAGTLFGEGFRAFVTDWDKVTATVAGLTLLAVGVYSAKNATAVAGRYVEARLGKPSLVRETSRISLLDALRHPVQVSRRLLSKPQDALEGVILSPSLEARVRDIAIATRNTKKNKSLYRNILMYGPPGTGKTLFAKKLALHSGMDYAIMTGGDVAPMGREGVTAMHKVFDWANTSRRGLLLFVDEADAFLRKRATEKISEDLRAALNAFLHRTGQHSSKFMLVLASNQPEDFDWAVSDRIDEMVCFHLPRLEERERLASETGPV